A single Caldalkalibacillus salinus DNA region contains:
- the deoD gene encoding purine-nucleoside phosphorylase — MSVHIGAKKGDIADTILLPGDPLRAKFIAENFLEDVECYNEVRGMLGFTGTYQGKKVSVQGTGMGVPSISIYVHELINEYGVQNLIRVGTCGAMQKDIKVRDVILAMSASTDSGVNQNYFGIDYAPTANFDLLKEAYDRGTDRGLSVKVGNVFTSDVFYNDDEEATQRYADHQVLAVEMETSALYTLAARFNRKALSVLTVSDHLITGEQTSSEERQKTFNEMIEVALDTSLKF; from the coding sequence ATGAGTGTACATATTGGAGCAAAAAAAGGTGATATCGCAGATACGATACTATTACCAGGAGACCCGTTACGTGCTAAATTTATTGCTGAAAACTTTCTAGAGGACGTTGAGTGCTATAATGAAGTGCGTGGGATGTTAGGATTTACAGGCACTTACCAAGGCAAAAAAGTATCGGTGCAAGGGACTGGAATGGGAGTTCCTTCGATCTCAATTTATGTGCATGAGCTCATTAATGAGTATGGTGTGCAAAATCTCATCCGTGTGGGTACCTGTGGTGCCATGCAGAAAGATATTAAAGTGAGAGACGTGATCCTTGCGATGAGTGCCTCAACAGATTCTGGGGTGAACCAAAACTACTTTGGTATTGATTACGCGCCAACGGCTAACTTCGATCTCTTGAAAGAAGCGTATGATCGAGGTACAGACAGAGGCCTTTCAGTTAAAGTCGGTAACGTATTCACGAGTGACGTCTTTTACAATGATGATGAAGAAGCGACACAAAGATACGCTGATCACCAAGTTCTTGCAGTAGAAATGGAAACGTCAGCGTTGTATACCTTGGCTGCAAGATTTAATCGCAAAGCACTTTCCGTTTTAACGGTAAGCGACCATCTTATTACCGGTGAACAAACAAGTTCTGAAGAGCGTCAAAAGACGTTTAATGAAATGATTGAAGTCGCGTTGGACACGAGCCTTAAGTTTTAA
- a CDS encoding FAD-dependent oxidoreductase, giving the protein MEQIDQNQLPPFPEPYWRDHINFPEFNSLKEDLDVDVVIVGGGITGITAAYLLTNEGKKVALLEADQLLNGTTGHTTAKITAQHGLIYDELISHMGQTKARLYYEAATEAKGFIQNIVEEYNIECDFKQQDAIMYATSEQYADKLEKEYEAYQKLNIEGELLDDIPFNIPVTKALAMGNQAQFHPLQYLLKLVSHIQEKGGKIFEKTVAVNVETQGDNRIVHTRDGHRVNANHVLACTHIPFYEGKGLFSTRMYVERSYLLAIKPKTEYPGGMYLNVDTPSRTMRSVTIQGEDMVIVGGENHKTGQGKDTLSYYESCRDFADQTLGIEKILYRWSAQDFTTLDKVPYIGKVSADEPQVLVATGYRKWGMTNGTIAGIILSDLVLGKSNRFEELYSPQRLYADPSIKEFLSINADVAGHLISGKFQSPPGSVEDLARDEGAVVSINGKRKGAYRDQEGTVHVVDTTCTHLGCEVEWNHGDRTWDCPCHGSRFSYEGGVIDGPAEKPLQKEDYDFLDTFTSDKSGY; this is encoded by the coding sequence ATGGAACAAATAGATCAAAATCAGCTACCACCCTTTCCAGAGCCATATTGGCGAGACCATATCAATTTTCCAGAATTCAATTCTCTAAAAGAGGATTTAGACGTTGACGTTGTGATCGTGGGTGGGGGGATAACGGGGATCACCGCTGCCTATCTGCTCACGAACGAAGGAAAAAAGGTTGCGCTACTTGAAGCTGATCAGCTCCTAAATGGCACCACGGGTCATACAACAGCGAAAATCACCGCCCAGCACGGCCTGATTTATGATGAACTGATCTCGCATATGGGTCAAACGAAAGCGAGACTCTATTATGAGGCGGCCACTGAAGCTAAGGGGTTTATACAGAATATCGTTGAAGAATATAACATCGAATGCGACTTTAAACAGCAGGATGCCATCATGTATGCCACTTCAGAACAGTATGCCGATAAGCTAGAAAAAGAGTATGAGGCTTATCAGAAGCTTAATATAGAAGGTGAGCTATTAGATGACATCCCTTTTAACATTCCTGTGACTAAAGCGTTGGCGATGGGGAATCAAGCCCAGTTCCATCCCTTACAATATCTCTTGAAGCTTGTTAGTCACATTCAAGAAAAAGGCGGAAAAATATTTGAAAAAACCGTCGCTGTTAACGTTGAAACCCAGGGAGACAACAGAATAGTCCATACCCGTGATGGGCATCGTGTCAACGCAAATCATGTGTTAGCTTGTACTCATATCCCTTTTTATGAAGGAAAAGGGTTGTTCTCGACTCGGATGTATGTCGAACGCTCCTACCTACTGGCTATCAAGCCAAAGACAGAATATCCGGGTGGCATGTACCTGAACGTCGATACCCCTTCTCGCACGATGCGTTCGGTCACCATTCAAGGTGAGGACATGGTCATTGTCGGTGGGGAGAATCATAAGACAGGACAAGGTAAGGATACACTGTCGTACTATGAGTCATGTCGAGATTTTGCTGATCAAACATTAGGGATTGAAAAAATCTTGTATCGCTGGTCAGCTCAAGACTTTACCACTCTGGATAAAGTGCCTTACATCGGTAAAGTGAGTGCTGACGAACCTCAAGTGCTTGTGGCGACGGGCTATAGGAAATGGGGTATGACAAATGGCACGATTGCCGGAATCATCCTCAGTGACCTTGTCTTAGGGAAGTCCAACCGGTTTGAAGAATTGTATTCACCACAACGACTCTACGCCGATCCAAGCATTAAGGAGTTCCTGTCTATCAATGCAGACGTAGCGGGTCACCTCATCAGTGGGAAATTCCAATCTCCACCTGGGAGCGTGGAAGATTTGGCTCGCGATGAAGGGGCTGTTGTCTCCATTAATGGTAAACGTAAGGGCGCTTATAGGGACCAAGAAGGAACCGTGCATGTCGTTGACACCACCTGTACACATTTAGGTTGTGAAGTGGAATGGAATCATGGAGATCGAACATGGGATTGTCCTTGTCATGGGTCTAGATTCTCTTATGAGGGCGGGGTCATTGACGGCCCTGCAGAAAAGCCATTGCAAAAAGAGGACTATGATTTCTTAGATACCTTTACATCAGATAAGTCTGGTTATTAA
- a CDS encoding alpha-N-arabinofuranosidase, with amino-acid sequence MALKAKMIVDKDFKIADVDERIYGSFIEHLGRAVYGGVYEPDHPQADENGFRQDVMELVKEINVPIIRYPGGNMVSAYNWEDGVGPKSERPKRLELAWRTIETNQVGTNEFVDWSKKVNAEVMMAVNLGTRGIDAARNFIEYCNHPGGTYWSDLRRQHGYEQPHNIKTWCLGNEMDGPWQVGHKTAEEYGRLALETAKAMKLVDDRIELVACGSSNTDMPTFPQWEATTLEHTYDAVDYISLHQYYGNRDDDTANYLARTMDLDHFIHTVISTCDYIKAKKRSKKTINLSFDEWNVWYHSNEADRRIEPWSVAPPQLEDVYNFEDALLVGSILMTFLRHADRVKMACMAQLVNVIAPIMTENGGAAWKQTIFYPYAHVSAYGRGTSLQPVVSSPKYDSKAFTDVPYLDTAVVYDEEKEEVTIFALNRHLSEDLSLQCDVRSFEGYGIREHIVLEHEDLKAVNTAQEQRVQPHTKGKSTIRDGVIEAVLPQASWHVIRLAKHA; translated from the coding sequence ATGGCTTTGAAAGCGAAAATGATAGTAGACAAAGACTTTAAAATTGCTGATGTAGATGAGCGTATCTACGGTTCCTTTATCGAACATTTAGGAAGAGCAGTCTATGGTGGTGTATATGAACCCGACCATCCACAAGCGGACGAAAATGGGTTCCGGCAGGATGTCATGGAACTGGTCAAAGAAATCAATGTACCGATCATAAGGTATCCCGGTGGTAATATGGTTTCAGCCTATAATTGGGAGGACGGTGTGGGCCCAAAATCAGAACGTCCGAAAAGATTGGAGCTAGCATGGCGAACGATAGAAACGAATCAAGTAGGGACGAATGAATTTGTCGATTGGAGCAAAAAGGTCAATGCCGAGGTGATGATGGCCGTTAACCTAGGCACGCGAGGGATTGATGCGGCCCGTAACTTTATCGAGTACTGTAATCATCCAGGTGGGACCTACTGGAGTGATTTGAGGAGACAGCATGGGTATGAACAACCTCATAACATTAAAACATGGTGTCTCGGTAATGAGATGGATGGCCCATGGCAAGTCGGCCATAAAACAGCGGAAGAGTATGGTCGTTTAGCATTAGAAACAGCAAAGGCGATGAAACTGGTAGATGATCGCATTGAACTCGTTGCTTGCGGGAGCTCTAATACCGATATGCCCACTTTCCCGCAGTGGGAAGCGACGACACTTGAACATACGTATGATGCAGTAGATTATATTTCATTACATCAATACTATGGGAACCGAGACGATGACACGGCCAATTATCTAGCTAGAACGATGGACTTAGATCACTTTATACACACTGTTATTTCGACGTGCGACTATATTAAAGCGAAGAAAAGAAGCAAGAAAACGATCAATCTCAGCTTTGATGAGTGGAACGTGTGGTACCATTCCAACGAAGCAGATCGTCGTATTGAACCTTGGTCTGTGGCACCCCCACAATTAGAGGATGTGTACAATTTCGAGGATGCGCTTTTAGTAGGCTCTATACTCATGACCTTCTTACGACATGCAGACAGAGTGAAAATGGCTTGTATGGCCCAACTTGTTAATGTCATTGCTCCGATCATGACAGAAAACGGCGGGGCAGCGTGGAAACAAACGATATTCTATCCATATGCACACGTATCCGCGTACGGTAGAGGCACGTCACTTCAACCTGTTGTATCCTCACCAAAGTACGATAGTAAAGCGTTTACCGATGTCCCTTATTTAGACACGGCAGTTGTTTATGATGAGGAAAAAGAGGAAGTGACCATTTTCGCCTTAAACCGTCACCTAAGCGAAGATTTGTCCTTGCAGTGTGACGTACGCAGTTTTGAAGGGTACGGTATCCGTGAGCATATCGTTTTAGAGCATGAGGACTTAAAAGCGGTTAACACAGCACAGGAGCAAAGGGTTCAACCCCATACAAAAGGGAAGTCTACAATACGTGATGGTGTCATTGAAGCTGTCCTTCCTCAAGCTTCATGGCATGTGATCCGTTTGGCGAAGCATGCCTAA
- a CDS encoding carbohydrate ABC transporter permease has translation MAQKVEVTWYQNRQKRAVIKRVFSYIFLTIGAAIMALPFLWMVSTSLKSPGAIFTIPPEFIPREWRWDNYVRVFTDADLLLGFKNTLMIIIPTTIVGLFTSSLAAFAFAKMRFPGRDMLFFALIATMMLPGIVTLVPQFIIFRDLGWLDTFKPLMIPGMFGAAMAVFFLRQFFMTIPSDLIDAAKIDGLSYFGIFLKIMAPLAKPAIVTQGILGLLAGYNDFMGPLIYLNSPENFTLQLVLASFRGYYTSEWTLIMAGSVLALIPTLLAFFFAQKQLIEGITMTGLKG, from the coding sequence TTGGCTCAAAAAGTAGAAGTGACATGGTATCAGAATCGCCAGAAACGAGCCGTCATAAAAAGAGTTTTTTCCTATATATTTCTTACCATAGGCGCGGCTATTATGGCACTACCCTTTTTATGGATGGTGTCAACGTCTTTAAAATCTCCAGGGGCCATATTTACAATTCCACCCGAGTTTATACCCCGAGAGTGGCGCTGGGATAATTACGTACGCGTTTTTACGGATGCGGATTTATTATTGGGCTTTAAGAACACGCTCATGATTATCATCCCCACGACGATCGTTGGTCTGTTTACGAGTTCACTAGCTGCCTTTGCCTTTGCCAAGATGAGGTTTCCGGGTCGGGACATGTTGTTCTTCGCTCTGATTGCCACGATGATGCTGCCCGGTATCGTGACTTTAGTCCCTCAATTTATTATTTTTAGAGACTTAGGCTGGTTGGACACGTTCAAACCCCTTATGATTCCAGGGATGTTTGGTGCAGCGATGGCTGTCTTCTTTTTACGGCAATTTTTTATGACTATACCAAGTGATTTAATAGACGCCGCTAAAATAGACGGCTTGAGCTACTTCGGTATATTTCTCAAGATTATGGCGCCCCTAGCAAAACCAGCCATCGTGACACAGGGGATTCTCGGCCTACTAGCTGGATATAACGACTTCATGGGACCGCTCATTTACTTGAACTCACCTGAGAATTTCACTTTACAGCTCGTACTCGCTTCATTCAGAGGTTACTACACATCGGAGTGGACGTTGATTATGGCCGGTTCAGTGTTAGCCTTAATCCCAACATTATTAGCCTTCTTCTTTGCTCAGAAGCAACTGATAGAAGGGATTACGATGACGGGACTAAAGGGGTGA
- a CDS encoding carbohydrate ABC transporter permease, producing the protein MKPEISTETKVQSPKKPLRKRFNIKEEYLWGYLFVLPPILGFMLFAFLPMLFSIYVSFTAFDLYNPAVFNGLDNYKRLLFEDDLFRKTIINTFYAALGIPLSIVLSLIIAMALNQKIKGLSFFRTAFFLPTVCSIVALTLLWRWIFNSDFGLLNIMLGSIGIDGPAWLSSETWAMPAMIIQGVWSGLGMGMILYLAALQSVNPALYEAADIDGANGWNKFRYITIPSISPTTFFLLITSTITALQDFQRFMIMTEGGPNYATTTVVYYLFLNAFRYMEMGYASAMAWVLGLIILVITIINFKLSKRWVHY; encoded by the coding sequence ATGAAACCTGAGATATCGACGGAGACAAAAGTACAGTCTCCAAAAAAGCCTTTAAGAAAGAGGTTCAACATAAAAGAGGAGTATCTATGGGGCTATTTATTTGTTCTTCCACCTATTCTTGGATTTATGTTGTTCGCCTTTTTACCCATGCTTTTTTCAATCTATGTCAGTTTCACTGCGTTCGACTTGTATAACCCTGCTGTATTTAACGGTTTAGATAATTATAAACGTCTATTATTCGAAGATGATTTATTCCGTAAGACCATCATCAACACGTTTTACGCAGCACTTGGGATTCCTCTGAGTATCGTCCTTTCGCTCATTATTGCTATGGCTTTGAATCAGAAGATCAAAGGACTGTCTTTTTTTAGAACAGCATTTTTTCTTCCCACAGTTTGTTCAATTGTGGCCTTAACACTTTTATGGAGATGGATATTTAACTCTGATTTCGGTTTATTGAATATCATGCTTGGCTCCATCGGGATTGATGGGCCGGCGTGGTTAAGTAGTGAAACCTGGGCGATGCCTGCCATGATTATACAAGGGGTTTGGAGCGGTTTAGGTATGGGGATGATTCTATACTTAGCGGCGTTGCAATCTGTTAACCCTGCGTTGTATGAGGCCGCCGATATTGATGGCGCGAATGGTTGGAATAAATTCAGATACATTACAATTCCATCTATTTCACCCACGACCTTCTTTTTGCTCATTACTTCAACGATTACAGCCCTACAAGATTTTCAACGTTTCATGATCATGACTGAAGGGGGACCAAACTATGCGACCACCACCGTTGTCTATTATCTGTTCCTCAATGCGTTCCGCTACATGGAGATGGGATACGCATCAGCCATGGCATGGGTGTTAGGTCTCATCATATTAGTGATCACGATCATTAATTTCAAACTGAGTAAACGTTGGGTTCATTACTAA
- a CDS encoding ABC transporter substrate-binding protein, which translates to MLRSVSWLRALPLIVALMVVGGLTGCSVFSGGGEDTSGGVQDSGVNEDGVTEISISTWGSPDELEVFNALIQNFEEDNPDMAVNIVHIPDDYAGKMNTMLAGGTAPDVVFATDGDFGRWVKAGLFLNIQDRVDQSGINQDDMWDSALDRYRFNDRVLGEGDLYALPKDIGPSVLFYNKDLFDESGVPYPDPDEPMTFDEFLEVAQALTLDTNGDGKVDQYGIGPAWWEGLVWTNGGHILSEDKTEFTLNAPEAVEAMQFVADLTNEYEVSPSTRSLDAMDADQMFETGRVAMVFNGRWMVPTYRKLDFDWDVAPYPVGQTGEPSGWSGSVGYAINKDTRYADEAFQLIEYLAGEEGQRIQTELGFAIPTYRSLAETDDFLQPGQKPEHAHVFIQAAETQRAGPWALTPNNKWLDDLNQYLSELWDGERTAEDLLNDIKPEIDKALREGNPEIFEEE; encoded by the coding sequence ATGCTGAGGTCTGTGTCGTGGCTCAGAGCTTTACCGCTCATTGTAGCGCTCATGGTGGTTGGAGGTTTGACAGGTTGTTCTGTTTTTTCTGGTGGTGGTGAGGATACGAGTGGAGGGGTGCAAGACAGTGGTGTGAACGAAGATGGCGTAACGGAGATAAGCATATCCACTTGGGGCTCTCCAGATGAACTTGAGGTGTTTAATGCGTTAATACAGAATTTTGAAGAAGACAATCCTGATATGGCAGTGAATATTGTGCATATCCCCGATGATTATGCTGGAAAAATGAACACGATGTTAGCGGGAGGAACAGCACCAGACGTTGTTTTTGCCACTGACGGTGATTTTGGACGCTGGGTTAAAGCGGGTCTGTTTCTTAATATCCAAGACCGAGTAGATCAAAGTGGAATAAACCAAGACGATATGTGGGATTCCGCTTTAGATCGCTACAGATTTAACGATCGAGTGCTTGGGGAGGGGGATCTCTACGCCTTACCCAAAGACATAGGACCTTCTGTTTTATTTTACAACAAGGATCTATTTGATGAGTCTGGTGTTCCTTACCCTGATCCGGATGAGCCCATGACGTTCGATGAGTTTCTCGAGGTAGCACAGGCGCTCACGTTAGATACCAATGGAGATGGTAAGGTTGATCAATACGGTATAGGTCCCGCTTGGTGGGAAGGTTTAGTCTGGACAAATGGGGGTCACATCCTGAGTGAAGACAAAACGGAATTTACCTTAAACGCCCCTGAGGCGGTAGAAGCGATGCAGTTTGTTGCAGATTTGACGAATGAATATGAAGTGTCTCCAAGTACGAGAAGCTTAGATGCTATGGACGCTGATCAAATGTTTGAGACCGGTAGAGTGGCTATGGTGTTTAACGGGCGCTGGATGGTTCCAACGTATAGAAAGCTGGATTTTGACTGGGACGTGGCGCCTTACCCTGTGGGGCAGACGGGGGAGCCTTCGGGCTGGTCAGGGTCTGTCGGCTACGCGATTAATAAAGACACCCGCTACGCTGATGAAGCTTTCCAATTAATTGAGTACCTCGCGGGAGAAGAAGGACAACGCATCCAAACCGAATTAGGCTTTGCCATCCCGACGTACAGGTCTTTAGCAGAAACGGACGACTTTCTACAACCGGGTCAGAAACCAGAGCATGCACATGTATTCATACAGGCGGCTGAAACCCAAAGGGCCGGTCCTTGGGCACTGACCCCCAACAATAAGTGGCTGGATGACCTTAACCAATATTTAAGTGAATTATGGGATGGAGAGCGCACCGCTGAGGATCTCTTGAATGACATTAAACCTGAGATTGATAAAGCACTCAGAGAAGGCAATCCAGAAATATTTGAAGAGGAATAA
- a CDS encoding alpha-N-arabinofuranosidase: MSNEAIIHLDVEKGEINPNIYGHFSEHLGRCIYEGIWVGEDSDIPNTKGIRNDVLEALRNLDIPVLRWPGGCFADEYHWKDGVGPRSERKRMVNTHWGGVVENNHFGTHEFMLLCELLQCEPYICGNVGSGTVQEMQEWVEYMTFDGESPMANWRKQNGREEPWSLTYFGVGNENWGCGGHMRPEYYADLYRRYQTYVRNYGENKIYKIAGGANVDDYRWTEVLMREAAHLMDGLSLHYYTIPGDFWKGKGSATDPSEDQWFITLKKALHIDELITKHSTIMDQYDPQKRVSLIIDEWGTWFDVEPGTNPGFLYQQNTIRDALVAGLHFHIFHNHNDRVQMANIAQMVNVLQAMILTDKDKMILTPTYHVFEMFKVHQGATRLSVDTVSSQAYEYNGESIPAVNVNASKNQDGTVNISLCHVHPHDESEVTLDLRGIEKVSDVAGRILTANESNAHNTFEKPDHVAPQNFEDVRLSGHKLTVKLPPMSVAMLTLR, translated from the coding sequence TTGTCAAATGAAGCGATTATTCATCTTGACGTAGAGAAGGGTGAGATTAACCCTAACATTTACGGACATTTTTCAGAACATCTTGGACGTTGCATTTATGAAGGCATTTGGGTTGGTGAAGATTCGGATATCCCCAATACAAAAGGGATTAGAAACGATGTGTTGGAAGCTCTGAGGAACCTTGATATCCCTGTCCTTCGCTGGCCTGGTGGTTGTTTTGCCGATGAATACCATTGGAAGGATGGGGTTGGACCACGTTCAGAGCGAAAAAGGATGGTCAATACGCACTGGGGTGGCGTGGTTGAGAACAATCATTTTGGTACGCACGAATTTATGCTTTTATGTGAACTATTACAATGTGAACCGTACATCTGTGGGAATGTGGGTAGTGGAACGGTACAAGAAATGCAAGAATGGGTAGAGTATATGACATTTGACGGGGAGTCTCCCATGGCCAATTGGCGCAAGCAAAATGGCAGAGAGGAACCATGGTCCTTAACATATTTCGGAGTGGGGAACGAAAACTGGGGCTGTGGAGGGCACATGCGCCCGGAGTATTATGCTGATTTATACCGCCGTTACCAAACTTACGTCCGCAACTATGGAGAAAATAAAATCTATAAAATTGCAGGTGGTGCCAACGTAGATGACTATCGGTGGACAGAGGTATTGATGCGTGAAGCTGCTCACCTCATGGACGGTCTAAGCCTTCATTACTACACGATTCCGGGAGATTTCTGGAAAGGTAAAGGATCAGCTACAGATCCAAGTGAAGATCAGTGGTTTATCACTTTGAAAAAAGCTTTACATATCGACGAACTGATCACCAAGCATAGTACGATTATGGACCAATACGATCCTCAAAAAAGGGTAAGTCTCATCATTGATGAATGGGGAACATGGTTTGACGTTGAACCTGGTACGAATCCTGGCTTCTTATATCAGCAGAATACGATACGTGACGCACTTGTCGCTGGATTGCACTTCCATATATTTCATAACCATAATGATCGAGTACAGATGGCTAATATCGCTCAAATGGTGAATGTTTTGCAAGCGATGATTTTAACGGATAAAGATAAAATGATTTTAACCCCTACTTATCATGTATTTGAAATGTTTAAGGTTCATCAAGGTGCAACTAGATTATCCGTTGATACCGTTTCAAGTCAGGCTTATGAATACAACGGAGAAAGTATACCGGCTGTAAATGTAAACGCTTCAAAAAATCAGGACGGTACAGTTAATATTAGTCTCTGTCATGTTCATCCTCATGATGAAAGCGAAGTGACACTTGACTTAAGAGGGATTGAAAAAGTATCGGACGTAGCAGGACGGATATTAACGGCGAATGAGTCTAACGCCCACAACACGTTCGAGAAACCCGACCATGTAGCACCACAGAATTTTGAGGACGTTCGTTTATCTGGTCATAAGTTAACAGTCAAACTACCTCCGATGTCTGTGGCCATGCTAACTTTAAGGTAA
- a CDS encoding nuclease-related domain-containing protein, with the protein MLNKILAWLFGQKPKDKRQVSQSGKAKGTSAQGRKRRQSSGKPYQSKRKGELGEYKINIQLEQMPQSYKMLHDAMFENSKSKTGYSQADHVLVTPAGVFVIETKNYAGDIAGQKKDKYWTVNGKRSLYNPIRQNYGHIKAVERIVSKTLPTSENVSIISIVTFTMRARFKIDPSLRKITSHELVIYDTELTEFVKRKVISLQRENGPTLSETDIMKVHEALKASNVTDPKLRQAHVNRASQSRTSRPASPTKTSH; encoded by the coding sequence ATGTTAAACAAAATACTAGCATGGTTATTTGGACAAAAGCCAAAAGACAAAAGGCAGGTATCACAATCGGGAAAAGCTAAAGGAACTTCAGCGCAAGGAAGGAAACGGCGCCAATCTTCGGGTAAACCCTACCAATCTAAGAGAAAAGGAGAATTAGGAGAATATAAAATTAATATTCAACTAGAACAAATGCCCCAATCATATAAGATGCTACATGATGCTATGTTTGAAAACTCAAAATCCAAAACGGGTTACTCTCAAGCCGATCATGTCCTTGTGACACCAGCGGGTGTGTTTGTTATTGAAACCAAAAACTATGCTGGTGACATTGCAGGCCAGAAAAAGGACAAATATTGGACGGTCAATGGTAAAAGAAGCCTGTATAACCCGATAAGACAGAATTATGGACATATTAAAGCGGTTGAACGTATCGTGAGCAAAACCCTACCTACGAGTGAAAATGTTTCTATTATTTCAATCGTGACCTTTACGATGCGTGCGAGATTCAAAATCGATCCATCTCTGAGAAAGATCACCTCTCATGAATTGGTGATCTATGATACAGAATTGACAGAGTTTGTTAAGAGAAAGGTCATAAGTCTACAAAGAGAAAATGGTCCGACACTAAGCGAAACGGACATCATGAAAGTACATGAGGCCTTAAAAGCGTCCAACGTGACCGATCCAAAATTACGCCAAGCTCACGTCAACAGAGCATCGCAAAGTCGGACAAGTCGCCCTGCTTCACCTACAAAAACATCTCATTGA
- a CDS encoding sigma-70 family RNA polymerase sigma factor, with amino-acid sequence MDIEEKVLLAKKGNDEALYELIITYKVQLYYIAYAYLKNETDALEAIQETTYLAFKNIKKLKEPRFFKTWLIRILLNYCHDELKRRKRMIIRTPEKEDQGKDPHHTSLELEEEIQKLRPHFQDVIILRFYRDLPIADIAHVLDRPEGTVKTWIHQALKQLKKQMKGGSTHG; translated from the coding sequence GTGGATATCGAAGAAAAAGTTCTTTTAGCCAAAAAGGGCAACGACGAGGCCTTATATGAACTTATTATCACTTACAAGGTTCAGCTATATTACATCGCTTATGCTTATTTGAAAAATGAGACCGATGCCCTGGAGGCTATACAGGAGACCACATATCTGGCTTTTAAAAATATCAAAAAATTAAAAGAGCCCAGGTTCTTCAAAACTTGGTTAATTCGAATCCTATTAAATTACTGTCACGATGAACTGAAGCGTCGAAAACGGATGATCATACGAACGCCCGAGAAAGAAGATCAGGGCAAAGATCCGCATCACACTAGCCTTGAGTTAGAAGAAGAAATCCAAAAACTTCGTCCTCATTTTCAGGATGTGATTATCCTACGTTTTTATCGTGATTTACCTATTGCTGACATAGCTCATGTTCTCGATCGACCAGAAGGTACGGTGAAAACCTGGATACATCAGGCATTAAAGCAGTTAAAAAAACAAATGAAAGGAGGTTCAACACATGGATGA